A genomic region of Romeriopsis navalis LEGE 11480 contains the following coding sequences:
- a CDS encoding aromatic ring-hydroxylating dioxygenase subunit alpha: protein MNSNKFDFFQHWYPIAPITDLKSDRPSAVMILGQQLVVWKPPNSETFRVFIDQCPHRLAPLSEGRIDDKTGHLMCSYHGWQFDDAGACSRIPQAEDDKILQTQKDNFCVTSLPTQTANGLLWVWPDATSKNLATTQPLPLSPQLDSSSEVVYSSMVRDLAYDWQTLVENVADPSHVPFAHHGVQGNRDRAKPVPMKVVESDAKRIKIVSNGIFQSTITFTPPCHLEYEMQFGSDHKKLGLITYCIPVSPGKSRIVAQFSRNFAQRLHHWIPRWWNHINERNPVLDGDMILLHNQERCLQARSESWQTAYKMPTQADRMVVEFRRWLDRDGPSELPWGKLTDLSYSSAADRATILDRYHQHTKICSSCSQALKYIQRTQLGLQIYFILALAITAVLPDSLRLHVGLPFIITGLAGLGLYGWLKYRLEPQFYFVDYVHPDR, encoded by the coding sequence ATGAACTCCAACAAATTTGACTTTTTTCAGCACTGGTATCCAATCGCGCCGATCACCGATCTTAAATCCGATCGACCCAGTGCAGTAATGATACTGGGGCAACAACTTGTGGTCTGGAAGCCTCCGAATTCCGAGACGTTTCGCGTCTTTATCGATCAATGTCCCCACCGGCTCGCGCCCTTAAGTGAAGGCCGCATTGATGACAAGACCGGCCACCTTATGTGTAGCTATCACGGCTGGCAGTTCGATGATGCAGGCGCTTGCAGCCGCATCCCCCAAGCCGAAGATGATAAAATTCTTCAAACCCAAAAAGATAATTTCTGCGTCACATCACTGCCGACCCAAACGGCCAACGGATTGCTCTGGGTTTGGCCTGATGCAACATCAAAAAATCTTGCTACAACTCAGCCACTTCCGCTTTCTCCACAACTCGACAGCAGCTCCGAAGTTGTCTATTCCTCGATGGTGCGCGATCTTGCCTACGATTGGCAAACCCTCGTCGAGAATGTCGCAGACCCATCTCACGTTCCCTTCGCCCACCACGGCGTTCAAGGCAATCGGGACCGGGCCAAACCCGTCCCCATGAAAGTCGTGGAATCAGATGCCAAACGCATCAAAATTGTCAGCAATGGCATATTCCAATCCACCATCACGTTCACTCCACCTTGCCATTTGGAGTACGAAATGCAGTTTGGGTCAGATCACAAAAAGCTAGGATTAATTACCTACTGCATTCCCGTCAGCCCTGGCAAGTCACGCATCGTTGCCCAGTTTAGTCGAAACTTTGCCCAGCGATTACACCACTGGATACCGCGTTGGTGGAACCATATTAATGAACGTAATCCTGTGCTCGACGGCGATATGATATTACTGCACAACCAAGAGCGCTGCCTTCAAGCGCGGTCTGAAAGCTGGCAAACCGCTTACAAAATGCCGACCCAAGCCGATCGCATGGTGGTCGAATTCCGCCGCTGGCTCGACCGGGATGGCCCATCGGAATTACCGTGGGGTAAACTCACCGACTTGTCCTATTCTAGTGCGGCCGATCGTGCGACGATCCTCGATCGCTATCACCAACATACCAAGATTTGCAGTAGTTGTAGTCAAGCACTGAAGTATATCCAACGCACTCAGCTGGGATTGCAAATTTACTTCATTCTGGCATTAGCGATCACGGCTGTATTGCCTGATTCCCTCCGATTGCATGTCGGATTGCCGTTTATCATCACCGGCTTAGCAGGATTAGGGCTCTATGGTTGGTTGAAATATCGCCTAGAGCCACAATTTTATTTTGTCGATTATGTCCATCCCGATCGTTAA